CCCACACTTCCCTACAATACCAATCGTCTTCGCAAATATTATATGGCATTTTATTTATACCACATGAATAATTCCAATAACATATAGCACTACCACTAGCAACCGCCTCAATATTTGTCAGATTTAACTTATAAGCCAGATTGCTAGAATTCGCCATATAGACATTGTATGCCACAACTCCTACAAACAGGAGTAGACCGACAAAACTTATGATTTTCTTTTTCATAATTATTAAATTTGTAATGTTTTACCTGGCACGGTGCTCACGCTTATTGCTTTGATTTTTATTGGTTAGCAGCGTTTGCATCGTGCTTTTTTAGATTCAATGCTAACCAAAAACCGTTTTTGATGGATGGCCGGTACACACTTTCCTTCGGATTACTCTGCTTCTGCTTCACCCGAGGGAAAATTACTGGATTCTCGCATAGTTGGGGACACCTCCTTTCTTTTATTATTCAGTTGTTAATTCAGTAGTCATTCATTGTCATTCAGTTGATAACTCGTTAGCGAATTCAATGGTTATTCCATTGTTTATTCAATTGTCATTCAGTTATTTTATAGACACAAGCTAAATTAGATTACCTATTTCTTGCTTATTTATATTATAAGCCATTGCTTTTCACACGGATACGATTGAATGACAACCGAATGACCATCGAATTCACCACAGAATAACAATCGCTTTATCATTTTATACGAACCTCTATAACAAAGTAACATAAAAAGTCTGGTTCTGTCAATAGTCATTTTTTTAGAAAACTATTCATTTTTTTAGGTTTTTAATGGTTATTCACGTAATGAGCGCTTAATAAGTTTTATAGCGGGTTGCTTGCCGTTTGTAAAGACAAATGTTGTTTTCGGGTTCTATATAAACAGCTTTTATCCAATGTGTTTAAAAAGTAGCACTTGTTTAAGCCCGGTGCGTGTCCGCTCGGCTCATGCTCTTAGCCGACCCGTCCGACCGGGATGCATGACCCTGGATACTGTTGAAATATCATATTTTGGTCAATTAAAAATTCTATTTGCAGATAAACACAATAACCGGTCAGACGGGGTTCCACAGCCGAATGATATAGATATTTGCGGGGTTTTGTACAAAGAATCCTGATGCTCTTGTCGGATGAAAAAAAGCCTCCAGATTCTTTGGAAACAACTTAATGACTATTTCATAGGCATTTAATTACCTCAAAAACCAATTATTTTTTAACATCAATTTAATAACCTATTAAAAATCAATAAATGACCATAAATTAACCACCCGCCTAATGTTTCAAATACAGTAGCCATCGGATCATGGCAACCTTCACACTCTTTGTCAAACTCCAGTTGAACTCCCGTCAAACATTACATGCCTTCTCATTCATGCAACGCCTCAAATTCCTCTGTAAGCTTTTCCTGGTCCATAAAATCGTAGAGCGTCATGCGTCTTATCTCGTAATAATCCTGCCAAAAGTTTCTCAGCGACTGGATGTAGTTCCTCATGGACTCATCCTGTTGGCGGGAGGCGTCGTTCAGCTCCAGCACGCTCACTTTGCCTACCAAAAAACGCTTCCGGGTGATGTCGTACCTTTGCTGGGCTGTCTGGTTGGCTTGCTCTTTAACCTCCACCTGATCGTCCTGCAGGTTGAACTGCATCACCATCAAAGCTACATTTTGCCTGAACTCTCGCTTTGACTGCTCGACATTGGCTTTGGTCACTTCCTGGCTTGACTGGGCCATTCGGTAACGTCCTTCAGACTGACCCCAGTCTGCCAGCGGAATTTCCATTCCCACGGTGATGCTTTCCTGGTTCTGGGGATTCTTGTATACATTATTAAACTCCTCGGCCTGCTGGGTGAGCCCGAAGCGGGCAAACAGATCGGCATTAAGCCCCTTGTCGGCTCTAGCCTGGGCCACATTCTGCCTGGCCTGCAGCAGTTGTTTTTTAAAATTAACCATCCGCGGGTTGTTTTCAACGGCAAGCTCTGTCGCTTTTGACGCGTCGATGGTTAAATCCGGCACGTCGGAAGGGGCGGTAAGCTCAAGCTCTACGTTTTCATTGAAGCCCAGGAACGATCTAAGGCGTATCCTGGCGCCCTGGAGATCCACGCGGGCCTCGTTCTTGTTTGTCTCCGCGTTGAGGTAGCTCAGCTTCATGTTCATCAGCTCGTTTTCGGCAATGGTGCCGATCTCGTACCGCTTTCTGGATATTCCGTAAAGCGTATCGGCATTGGCATAGTTGGCTTTAGCTATTTCCAGGTTTTTCTGGGCCAGCAAAAGATCGAAGAAGTAGTTTACTGCCTGTATGGTCACTTCCTCCAGGGAGGCAAGGTACTCCTTCCTGGCTTCCTTGTATTTGAGCGGTTCGATCTCCTTTTCCCATCTATATTCGTTGTAAAACAGGTTGGGTTGGTGGTAGCTGATGCTCACCGGGGAAGACCTGTAAAAATGCGCCCGGTTTTCGCCAAACTGATCAATTCGCTGGAGATCGGTGTTAACCCTCAGGTATCCCCCGGTAAGTCCTATATTTTGCTGCATCGTGAGGTCCAGCGTGGAGGTATTCACATTGTCCTCTACATAAGAGTAGGAACCGTCAGGATTCTGGTATTTTTTGAGGGCTCGGCTGAACTGGGGAAAATCGGACTGCAAAGTGATCCTGGGCAGGTACCTGGCCTTGTAGGATCGGAACTCCCAGTAACTGGCCCTGAACTGGTGCTTGGCCACCAGCGCCCCCAGCGACTGCTCCCTGGCCAGGTCGATCACCTGGTTTAAGGTGAGTTCTTTTGTGGTGGTTTGAGCTTTTGTAACAAAATGTCCACTGAATAACAGAACAACTGTAGATAGTAGGATTTTGAGGTTTAAAATTTTCTGCATAGTATCTGATTTTTTGCTTTAGTCGGTTGATTTATGTTTAGGACTGTGAGTTCCTTTGAGCATTCCTTCGTGTCTATAGTGGTTTAATATTTAACCACAAAGGAGCACCAAGTCAGGCTCGAAGGACACAAAGGAAACTCTGGAAAACCATTTTATGCTATTATTATTATGTTAAACTTTCTTCCCTCCCGCGCCCTTGACCTCCCGGTAAATAATCGGGACAAGCTCTTAAGGGGAATCCTTCCCACATCCACCCTTAAGTTGGTTGCCATATATTTAATTATTATTTTAACAAAATTCTTTTCGTCAAACAATTTATTCTGTTTACCCTTTTAGACTGAACTCAATAATGTTGAGAACATTTTTATTTCAATACCAGCCCCGCATATTGGAGATACAAACTAATGACCATCAATGACAAAAAATGACAATCAATGACTATTTCCTTTTTTGCCAACTCCTCTGTCAATTTTAATCACTAAAATTAGCATATTCCTGTCACTTTCTAACAAAAAATGCCGGCAGAAATACCAGCAGCCCGACCGACGAGAATATCAGTCCCCCGATGCTGCCTGCTG
This genomic interval from Bacteroidales bacterium contains the following:
- a CDS encoding TolC family protein yields the protein MQKILNLKILLSTVVLLFSGHFVTKAQTTTKELTLNQVIDLAREQSLGALVAKHQFRASYWEFRSYKARYLPRITLQSDFPQFSRALKKYQNPDGSYSYVEDNVNTSTLDLTMQQNIGLTGGYLRVNTDLQRIDQFGENRAHFYRSSPVSISYHQPNLFYNEYRWEKEIEPLKYKEARKEYLASLEEVTIQAVNYFFDLLLAQKNLEIAKANYANADTLYGISRKRYEIGTIAENELMNMKLSYLNAETNKNEARVDLQGARIRLRSFLGFNENVELELTAPSDVPDLTIDASKATELAVENNPRMVNFKKQLLQARQNVAQARADKGLNADLFARFGLTQQAEEFNNVYKNPQNQESITVGMEIPLADWGQSEGRYRMAQSSQEVTKANVEQSKREFRQNVALMVMQFNLQDDQVEVKEQANQTAQQRYDITRKRFLVGKVSVLELNDASRQQDESMRNYIQSLRNFWQDYYEIRRMTLYDFMDQEKLTEEFEALHE